The Candidatus Delongbacteria bacterium genome includes a region encoding these proteins:
- a CDS encoding sugar ABC transporter permease produces the protein MKEPRILTLGRHLVLLLFSVIAVYPLLNVITISLRPGDKLRSTDLALIPDGASLQSYIALFTEHAFLTWLWNSILVSVVVTATGVVLAAVGGYAFSRFKFVGHDAGMLALMTTQMFPATMLLLPLYIMVAKLHLVNTFLGLMVLYTATALPFCLWQMKGFYDTIPTSLEEAARIDGCSRFQAFYRVVLPLASPALVITALFSFMASWSEYIVAAQILQESDLFTLPLGLKSFQASMSTQWGYYAAASVLVSLPVMVIFIALSRYLVSGLTLGAVKE, from the coding sequence ATGAAGGAACCGCGCATCCTCACTCTTGGCCGGCACCTGGTGCTGCTGCTGTTCAGCGTCATCGCCGTGTACCCGCTGCTCAACGTGATCACCATCTCGCTGCGCCCGGGCGACAAGCTGCGCTCCACGGACCTTGCGCTCATCCCCGACGGCGCCTCGCTGCAGAGCTACATCGCGCTGTTCACGGAGCACGCCTTCCTGACCTGGCTCTGGAACAGCATCCTGGTCTCGGTGGTGGTGACCGCCACGGGCGTGGTGCTGGCGGCGGTGGGCGGCTACGCCTTCAGCCGCTTCAAGTTCGTGGGCCACGACGCGGGCATGCTGGCGCTGATGACCACGCAGATGTTTCCCGCCACCATGCTGCTGCTGCCGCTCTACATCATGGTGGCCAAACTGCACCTGGTGAACACCTTCCTGGGCCTGATGGTGCTCTACACGGCCACGGCCCTGCCCTTCTGCCTCTGGCAGATGAAGGGCTTCTACGACACCATCCCCACCTCGCTGGAGGAGGCGGCGCGCATCGACGGCTGCTCGCGCTTCCAGGCTTTTTATCGGGTCGTGCTGCCGCTGGCCAGCCCGGCACTGGTGATCACGGCGCTGTTCTCCTTCATGGCCTCGTGGTCGGAGTACATCGTGGCGGCGCAGATCCTGCAGGAGAGCGACCTGTTCACGCTGCCGCTGGGGCTGAAGAGTTTCCAGGCCAGCATGAGCACGCAGTGGGGCTACTACGCCGCGGCCAGCGTGCTGGTCAGCCTGCCCGTGATGGTGATCTTCATCGCGCTCTCGCGCTACCTGGTGAGCGGCCTGACCCTGGGCGCGGTCAAGGAATGA
- a CDS encoding alpha/beta hydrolase-fold protein: MSLGFLNERLRGTVVVDRLESRLLAGNPLGDPAVRHLPVYLPPAYHTTTARYPLVMILGGLFGSAAGWLAFRSFDENVLELADRLIAAGALPPAVLAFPDCSTRYGGGQYLDSPGTGRYLSHLADEVLPLLEAHYRLRGDAAGRAVAGRSSGGFGALRLVMARPGLFAHCASGSGDLYFEMSARPELARLPSALERLGGLDEFLRGLPALRHLGSDEACVLNVLAQASSYSPSDTPPGFRLPIDPESGELDEEVFALWKTHDPAERVLTNEPERAALAGLQTLYVEAGDRDEYHADLGARVFAQRCRLLGIDRLYHSYPGGHSGGTARWAVMLPLLLERMN; this comes from the coding sequence ATGAGCCTGGGCTTCCTGAACGAGCGCCTGCGCGGCACCGTCGTGGTGGACCGGCTGGAGAGCCGCCTGCTGGCGGGCAATCCGCTGGGCGACCCGGCCGTGCGACATCTGCCCGTCTACCTGCCGCCCGCGTATCACACCACCACCGCGCGCTATCCGCTTGTGATGATCCTGGGCGGCCTGTTCGGCAGCGCGGCAGGCTGGCTGGCCTTCCGCTCCTTCGACGAGAACGTGCTCGAACTGGCGGACCGGCTGATCGCCGCGGGCGCGCTGCCTCCGGCCGTGCTGGCCTTCCCGGACTGCAGCACGCGCTACGGCGGCGGCCAGTACCTGGACTCCCCGGGCACGGGGCGCTACCTGAGCCACCTGGCGGACGAGGTGCTGCCTCTTCTAGAGGCGCACTACCGCCTGCGCGGCGACGCGGCCGGACGCGCGGTGGCCGGACGCTCCAGCGGCGGCTTCGGCGCCCTGCGTCTGGTGATGGCCCGGCCGGGCCTGTTCGCCCACTGCGCCTCGGGCTCCGGCGACCTGTACTTCGAGATGAGCGCGCGGCCGGAGCTGGCCCGGCTGCCCTCCGCCCTGGAGCGGCTGGGTGGGCTGGACGAATTCCTGCGTGGGCTGCCCGCGCTGCGCCATCTGGGTTCGGACGAGGCCTGCGTCCTGAACGTCCTGGCCCAGGCCTCCAGCTATTCCCCATCTGACACGCCGCCGGGCTTCCGCCTGCCCATCGACCCCGAATCCGGCGAGCTGGACGAGGAGGTCTTCGCGCTTTGGAAGACCCACGATCCGGCGGAACGCGTGCTGACGAATGAGCCCGAGCGCGCGGCCCTGGCCGGTCTGCAGACGCTCTACGTGGAAGCCGGCGACCGCGACGAGTATCACGCCGACCTGGGGGCGCGGGTCTTCGCACAGCGCTGCCGGCTGCTGGGCATCGACCGGCTGTACCACAGTTACCCCGGCGGCCACTCCGGCGGCACCGCGCGCTGGGCCGTGATGCTGCCGCTGCTGCTGGAGCGGATGAACTGA